In Tenebrio molitor chromosome 1, icTenMoli1.1, whole genome shotgun sequence, the sequence ctacctcggcttaaaaaaatgtcttctctaccttggcgtataaCATACATACATAGTGTATATTTTTGCTGAAAAAACTGAATGGCAGAACTGTTAAAGCAGAGAGCATTTTAACAAACACCAATTTCCTCTTTACTGTAACAAAtggtatgattattattttcgatGATTTCTACGAGTGAAACTGCTGTGTGCTGCTCCGGTTTCACGAGTCATATCAGCGATTATTAATCATTTCATGAGCTTAATGAGGATCATTTAAATCCATAAGCACAGATTCTGTTTCTTGATAACTGTAGTTCAGACAACTAAAATCGTGAAAAGGGATCGTGTCAATTTAAGATAACATCATTAATGGTTACTTAATAAACTaggattacaaaaatttttcgttgaccgcaaactttttttttgtgacaaaatttcaaattaaagccaaatcaaaaccaatttcttctttttcgataaagatgagaccttataaaataccttcatcatttttttgtcctcagggtaggccatttttaaatttttcaatactctctattcacttttcgacaaagagtgtcagaagacgtcaactccattcacattcaattttacgtaaaaattacgGTTGCTAAgtaaacctagttacctttgaaaaatatgccATGCTGATTATAACcaaaaaaagtgaattcgtaattgtgtagttatggagctataaaatatagaaaaccctgctgcaatgttggtaagtgcaaataatgcatgttcgaggttgtttgtactattggggacacggaaaactgggcagatgtgtcattcagttgtcaaaatttctaaaccataccttagctactcataaccaagcttaagttaatttgacagtttttttgaaaatatcaatcataatgacagtaaaggtgcatttacattgacacttttggAAATGACAATAGCAGACTGCCCAGaattccatgtccctcattttacatcaaaatgtcatcaaaacgtcaataACGCAAAAATCTTTGATTAacgaaaaatagtgtattcatatattttagacaaaataattcattaatattgaaattaacaagcggtcaacagAAAAGTAAAGTTATGTGCCAGTTGTATcgtaaattattgttaaatgCTGTCTGATACTTCAGCAATGGTCATGACCACCTTATATAAGTACATCAAATTAGTTCTTGACATTTATACCATGTTTACATGTAGAACGCCATAGACAAAATGAATAGTTTCTGTAGGAAGttccataaaaaataatgaatttaaattgatctaAAATATTTACGTTATCAACTTTCGTAATGAGCGtaaaaaatttgcaacaagatttcgtcataaatatTAATGTAGTGGCACGACAAAacactaaattaaatttactcgGGACATTTGAAAGTAATCCCAATAAAAAAGTGACAATAATTCAGGAAACGTACTGACAGCatttcgttaatttaaaatacaccccGAGATTTTCTTGCAAATACGGAATTTACATCAGTTAAGAACTTCAAAGTATATTTGAGACGAAGTTAAAAGCGGTAGGTGTTCTCAAAATAATATTATCAAAAgtcaaatattcaaattgaGCAAAGGTCGGTTGATTCCTCATCGAAATTATTCCGCTTGATTTATTACTTCTGGTGTCAAAACACcgtataaattaataaaaaatcgccGCTCCCGCTCCGACTTACTCCACTAAACCACTTCTCATGCAGATCCGAACCGGTCCCGCCAACTCTTTGTTCCGACGACATTGAAACTCAAAAATTTGGGCAGTGCACTTTTTTATTGATCGAGGTATCGGTTTCGACGaacaacaacaattaattaaataattctatCTCTAACTCTATCTTAGGCAGACTCTACAGCAACGGTATCGGCGTCGACAACGGTTCCTTGCACGGGTGTGGGAGCAGGGTTGGCCTGGACTGCGGGGGCGCTGGCGATGCCGCTAATCCCGGGGACCTGTCCGGCGATGCCGCTAATCGCGGGGACCTGTCCGTACACCGGACCCTGGGCGAACACGGGGGCCTGCGCCACCACCGGATGAGACACCAGTCCGGGGGCGGAAACGAAGTGCTGCTGGGAGAAGATCGGCTGCGACACCACGGAATGCTGCGCGTAGATGGGCTGGGAAACGCCGACGGGGGTGGCCACGTGGCCTAGCGGCACCTGGTGGGCGGTGTACGACACGCCGACGGGCTCCGTCACCCGCTGCACCACCGGGGAGACGGCGGCGTAGGCATGGCCCTCCACGGTGCTGTAGGCGAAATTGCCGCCGAGGCGGTCAGACTTGATGATGGCGCTGTCGAAGCTGGGGGCGCGGACGAGGGTGGTGGCGGGGATGACGCCGCCATGGACGTAGCCGCAGGCAAGGACGACACACAATGCAACGAAAACCTGCAAGCAGAGACGCACTCAGGCATGGGCGGCGGCAACACAAGTGTAACAGTTCCTTGGACCAAAGAaatggttaataataataatgatgacaataataattttttgtttcggtcGTTGGGGGTTGTCGGTTGGCTCGAGGTCCCACCCCCGCCGCtgtttcgctgcggcggcaaAAACCGGGGTGAGATGACAGAGACACTGGTTAGAAAAATACGAGCGCCTGCAAAAAAGGTAACTTTTGCCGTGGAAGACACGCGAAATTGATTGGGGGATTATGTCACACGGAGGATTAGAGGAGTTTTTGGTTTATTGTGGCGATTATTTGCTGGGGAATTTGTTCGAATAACGGAGCTAATGGTGAAGTAAGTACTGTTGAAACCTAATTTAGTGTTAGTGGGTTTCAGGGAATTTCGCCACAAATATACaggataattttattttcattcccACAATTACCTAATTGCCATAACAGCCATCTGTAGCGTAATGTCTACGCTTTAATTGGTAATTATTAGATCATTACACAAGTGAACCTGATAATGGTTGTCTTTGGCCGCGTTGTCATTAGTGGGATTAAAAATCGCACGAATTTCTGTTTGGCACTCACTTCCGCTCAAGATCGATCAGCTGAAAGCTACCACCTTGAAGAAATGTTTCTAATTATTGATACTCGAGAGGAGTGATGGCTACAAATGAATTCAATTAAGCGACGGAATTCTTgacattgaaatttttatgtaaagatGAAAATAttacagaaaattaaaaacgacGTTCAATTTACATGAAAGGAATCgcttcaaaaggaaaatgTTGCAGAATTGATTTAATATTTCATTGAAGACACCGAATTTGGAAAATTCACTTCTTGCGATGAGACAAGTcaaggttttgcaaaattattgatcAAAGAAAAAATCTAATCGTGTTTCATCTTAAACACATCTGAATGGCATTGAgacatgaaattaaatttaaaggacGAACGAGATCTGTAAATAACGATTTGtagaattattattaaaacagaAATAAGCTAAATGGGATCGAcaacaatttacaattttcttttttgaaattcaaataaatcaactacataaattaacaaatcttGTTTGGCGAACAATAAAAAGCAGTTTTTTTACCTTGACctttttaattctaaaacGTCATTTGCGGTAAATTTGTACTGTTTcgcttaattaaaataattatcgaaGATCAAGGAACAACTCTTACTACGGTTACAACAATGCAAATCTATATTTAGAATGTTgatgaatagttatttacattacagtacggtaggtgtattttccagtgcgaaaactaggtttcaggctcGAGGCAAAGCCGAGCGCCCgaatagtttaaaaataaaaactgtacGATCATTGGTTCATTCCATTAACAAATGACGAATTCTGTGATCTTTTATAGAAGAAATATCATCTCTGAAGCAAAACTTTTTGAGAGAAAGAATGTACAAAGGAAACTATaccattatttaatttttttttaaagccaaaacattaatttaataataaaatagcaGTGAAATTCAAAAGAACACcagaacattaaaaaataaactattttatggtatattatgcaacaagtgcataaagtagtactttttgtACTTGTTCCGCGTGATCTGTAGGCGAGTGCGGCAATCCCATGAGTCAAAAAAGGACATTTTCTGCATGAGTTCCGTACAATAATTTGTAGCAAAAAGTATTTGCAAGGCAATGTtggtaaaatttgatttagtatcgacagagaaaatttaaaattgtagtTTACGCTGTTTCTAAGAAGTTAATTTAGttagaattaaaaatgaattttaatttagctGCAGTTAGTTCTAGAATACCGTTTTGAGCGAGGAAGAAAGAGTAATGTTTCCGAAATGAACGTTGAAAACGATGACTgaatttgaaatgaaattcagcttatttgatttttgttcGTAGCCGGTGAAATTACAACGGTAACACTAATAAGCTGAAACATCACGCCGAGTGAAGACAATAAAAGAGGCACACAAAGAATCAAGTACCTGTTCTGTGATAATTAACGCacctttaataaaaaaaaacacgcaaATTATAAAAGTGACGCCCAAACGATCACGATGAAAAACCCAATTaccattaatttaaacaattatgTTGTAAGCGCGACGTGCAAAGAATCTTTTGTTGAATAAAAGAGAAGTAAAAATACGGTAATTAATTaaggaaattaattaaaagagCAACGCACACTCACCTTCATTTTGTTGATTTTAGAATTTTTCCAACCTTGCTGTAGGTCTGAAAAATGAATACGCTTCGTCAGAAATCCGAATTGCTTTTATACTCGCCCATTTTAGTAACTCCCCTACTCGAAATACAAATTAATCCAGTAAATATTATACACGCCTAAACAGGCTTTTGACATTCAATCCATTTCCTATATGGTCCACCGTGATCGCCCGAAAAAATCGCTTTGATCACCGATGGTGTTATCGGAAACGGAGCAGGCTGCACCATTATGTTTCAATGATCTGCGTGAGGTAAAAAATCATTGCCaaacgaaattttttcgacattaCTCCGTAAATGTGAATGTTGCCTCATGATGATCCGGAGCCAGGATTTCGGTCCGGTTATTGTCTTCGCCACGCCCGATTCAATGTCGAACGTGGCGACGTTCAAGGCTAGATTACGGCACGATGACATTTAGACTTTAGTTTTACGGAAAACGTTTGCGTGTTTTTATTGTCGTTTAATTATAGCCTGGAATGATCGCGTTTCGGGGCCCTGATGGCGATCCGATGAACggaggaaaaattaaaatgtggcGGCGGCTGGCGCGGATTGAGCCGCAGGTGGTGCCTAACGAGGGAAAAATTTATCAGTTTGGCCGAAGCAGGTGATAGGGACGTAGACGGAGCCGCCGAAGGTGACGAAGCCGTAGGGTAATCCCCATCTCTAGAGATCGAAGCCTGGCGCATTTTCATCCCCAGCTTTAGCGGAATTTTTATGAGCCATTGGAAGCACGTCATAACATTACATCGCTTTTAAAATATAGCGGTGCGATTTTTAAGGACTGCGAGGGGCTCTAATAAAtggtggaaattttttaatggcgcGACTAACAAGAACGACTACACTCAGAAATAGATCAGAAAGGTTTTCTGACAAACAACTcctttttctaaaatttcttgCAAAAACATTTAAGTCAATTTGGTTCAGAGATATTTACCAACAGAGTTCTGTGAATTTTTGAAGGTCTTGGGAGAAAGATTAATACTCTTACAAAGTCTAAGATAtgaaaaaaactttcaaaatctatattttatgtcaaaaaatgttatgttgtTTAATCAAATACTCTcgtatttttgaaaacattcGAGAAACGTTTGTGTGATTTTCGCAATTTTGTCACAATATGCAAATGTTTTTCGTTCTCTAATGACAAtcgaaacaaaattagagctgAAATTGACAGCTAAAGAATGTCTTATATAGATCGATGTGTAATCATCCAACAAAAACTATCTCTCCAAAGAGAAGTTATCCTTGGTAGCAACACTGAGGTCTGGGGCCAAGCGCCTAGCACGCTAGCTTACCGATCGGGAggtagtgggttcgaatcctgCTCCCGCCTGCTCTTGGCTGGAGTTTTTCTTGAGGTTTTCTTCAACTGTTTCACAGCCTTGATAGGTGAACGCCGCACCAGTGTAAGGACCTCAAGTTTGGACGGTGTGGACACACTCTTGGTGCTGCTGCTTGATAGTAAAATAGTTTTCCGATTTTGTTCATATGCAATTGTTACAACACGGACAGATGAGAGTTGCCAATCACTCTGCAGTGACCTAACCCTCAGAATGATTTCTAGTAAATTGTTGGAGGTGCTTTTGGCTATTTCGTAGTAACAATGTCTGAAGAAAATGTTAAGTTTTTAAGTAACTCTacattcattttgataaaCTGGAAACTCTcccttttcaaattttaaaactcaCATGACAATAAACAAGAGTCAtataatgtttaaaaaaaaggaaagtATACCCTAACgagcaaatttaattaactaattaaaaGAACAAAGtctcaaataaattaaattgtttttcgcatttttttcagtgtgttttttaattttaattaagcgTCCATTAAACGATATCTGAAAATTCACCTCCCCAAAAAGTTGACAACTTCTCATAACATCATTTTTTACGGTTATTTtgtcttttattattatctccATTTTTAAGATTAAGATTTATGGactgtaaaaatgttatgaatATAAGTTATAGCCGGTTTCTGAAGCATCTTCAAGTGTCAACGTTATCGGGAACCTCTGAGAGATCCTTTTAATTAACGGAAAGGATCGTTAAACATGAAACTTGTAAAATCGTAAAGAAACAAAAACCTAGGATCTAGACAATGCTCTAATAAAAATCGAACCAATAAGGATCATTAAGGAAGAACAATTTCTATATCTACGCTTTTTAATTCGAAAAGGATTTTGCACAGTCAGGATTCAAGTTCAATAGCGatccaacaaaaatttttaacttttctCTAGTTTGGCCAAAATCTTGAACACCCCTCCGCCGCAATCTCTGAGCCTTTCTCCCAGCTGCGGGTCTGTTTTTTAGCAGGCTCCCCGCTTAGACGTAcataaaagaaattttaagaAGATTAATGGATTATTCATGGCATTCctttaaatgtcaaaacttcTAATGCAACGCCGTCGATACGACCTAATTTTTATGATGAATAACTCAAAGTTTCCTTGACATGTCCAATAATCCGCCattaaaatcaatttattCACGTAATATATCTGGGTACAAGCCTCCTCCCATCCGACCCGACAGACGTCTGGACTTTTATCGAACGACCAAAGAGCCGCTCTTTTAGATGCAGACGCAGAATTTCATTTCTCGCTTCGGCTTAATTGGACGTATTCAGGTTCAAGTTCGTGCGTATTAAGTTATGATAGTTATTAACGTAGGAGGCCTTCTCCGGAAACTACCGGAGGCGTAGCAACAACTTTCCGCCAACTAAACAGTCAAACATCAATCGAAGGCTCCACCAGGATTCTCCGCAAATTCTTGTTTTGACTTGAGAGGCTTAAAACTAATCTATATTGAGTTAGCGGCGATGTTTTTCATACTCCGGAATCGAATTCCGGGGAAATTGACTGCTGGATGGACGTGTTTTGGCGGCGACACCAACGTGGAtacagaaatta encodes:
- the LOC138136979 gene encoding uncharacterized protein, with amino-acid sequence MKVFVALCVVLACGYVHGGVIPATTLVRAPSFDSAIIKSDRLGGNFAYSTVEGHAYAAVSPVVQRVTEPVGVSYTAHQVPLGHVATPVGVSQPIYAQHSVVSQPIFSQQHFVSAPGLVSHPVVAQAPVFAQGPVYGQVPAISGIAGQVPGISGIASAPAVQANPAPTPVQGTVVDADTVAVESA